In Caldicoprobacter guelmensis, the genomic stretch AGAAACGAGCTCGGGCGTCTGCTTCAAAGTACAATTGCCGTTGGTATGTTGATTACCGTGATGTTCTCAGCGATGACCAAGTGGATGTGGTACATATCTGTACACCTCATTACTTGCACGCTTCTATGGCTATTGAGGCTGTAAGGTCCGGAAAGCACGTCTTGGTTGAGAAGCCGGTTGCCATATCTGTAAGCCAGGCACAGGAGATGGCTGAGGAAAGCAAAAAGCATGGGCGCTATATAGGGGTATGCTTTCAGAACCGCTTTAATCCTGAGTCTCAAAAGGCCAAGGAGGTCATCGACAGCGGTACAATTGGACAGGTCAAAGGCGTTAAGGGCATCGTAACATGGTTTAGGACCAGGGAGTATTACACCGAAAGCGGGTGGCGGGGAAGGTTTGCCACCGAAGGTGGCGGCGTGCTCATAAACCAGGCCATTCATACCCTTGACCTAATGCAGTGGCTGGGCGGGGGAGTCAAGGCTGTAAAAGGGAATGTCGCCACCAACCTTTTGGGCGATGTGATAGAGGTGGAGGATACCGCCGACGCGCTTCTATTTTTCAAAAATGGAGCGCGGGGAATCTTTTATGCTACCAACTGCTATGTTGCCAATTCGCCGGTGGAGATCGAAATAGTCTGCGAGAAGGCAACTCTTAGGATTTACGATGGCACATTGGTGATGGAACAGGGCGGAAGCTACCAGCGTTTAGTCAGCAAGGGATCGGGTGAGACGGCATACAAGTCTTATTGGGGCAGAAGCCACGCCATTTTGATAGAGGAGTTTTATAAGGCGATATTGAGCGGCAACCCCAGGCACATCATCTCTGTTGAAGAGGGTATGGAGTCTTTAAAGATAATCGACGGCATATATAAATCCTCTTCTACAGGGAATGTAATAAACATTAATTAGGGGGGAATTTTTTATGAGTAAGCCCAGAGTAGGAGCCCAGCTGTATACCATAAGGCAGTTTACCCAGACGCCTGAAGACATCGTTTCCAGCATGAAAAAGATAAAGGAGATAGGGTACAATGCCGTCCAGGTGTCAGCCTTTGGCCCTGTGGACCCGCATAAGGTCAAGGAAATAATGGATGCACAAGGGTTAACTATTTGTGCTACCCATATAGGATACGACAGGCTCAAGGATGACCTGCAGGGGGTCATTGACCAGCACAAGCTGTGGAATTGCAAGTATGTGGGCCTTGGTGCCATGCCGCGGCAGTACGCTCAAAGCGCCGAAGGGTATGTGAAGTTTGCCAAGGAAGCATCTGAGATTGCGCGGGTACTGGCCGATAACGGGCTTAGGTTTATCTACCACAACCACAACTTCGAGTTTATGAAATTTAACGGGGTAACGGGCATGGAGATTCTGCTCAACGAAACCGACCCTGAAGTGTTTGACTTTGAAATCGATACATACTGGGTGCAGGCAGGTGGTGCCAATCCCGTTGACTGGATCAGGAAGGTCAAGGGCAGGATGAAGGTGGTCCACTTCAAGGACATGGGGGTGGACAGCAACAGGCAGCAGATGATGACCGAGGTGGGCGAGGGCAATCTCAACTGGCCCGATATCATCGATGCCTGCATCGAGGTCGGTGTAGAGTGGGCGCTGGTGGAGCAGGACGTCTGCCAGAGGGACCCCTTTGAGAGCCTGGCAATAAGCCTGAACAACCTTAAGAAATTGGGACTTAATCCTTAAGTCCTAAAATACGATTGGTGTGGGGAGGAAGAGAAGGGTGAGCAAGTTCATACTTTCGGCTTTTGCAGATGAGATCGACCTAGACTTGAAGGTGCAGATGGATGTGTTGGAGCAGCACGGCATTGGGTACATAGAGATGAGGGGTGTATATGGGAAAAGCATTGTCCAGTATTCGTTGGACGAAGTGAAGGATATAAAGAGGAAGCTGGATGAGAGGGGATTCAAGATTTCCGCCGTGGGTTCGCCTATAGGCAAGATAGGGATACTAGATGACTTTGAGCCACATCTTAAGCTCTTTAAGCACACCATCGAGATTGCAAAGATCCTAGAAACCAATTATATCAGGATGTTCAGCTTTTACATCCCTAAAGGGGATGACCCTGCAAAATACAGGGACGAGGTCCTGCGCAGGTGGGAGGAGTTCATAAAAGCCGCTCAAGGAACGGGGCTTACCCTCCTCCATGAGAATGAGAAGGACATTTATGGTGATACCGCCGAGCGCTGCCTTGACCTTTTAAAGACGCTCAACTGCGAGTACGTAAAGTTCACATTTGACCCGGCCAATTTCGTGCAGTGCGATGTTGAGACTTATCCCCATGCATTCAATCTGCTAAAGGATTATATAGCCTACATGCACATCAAAGATGCTTTGTACAGCAACCACAGCGTGGTACCGGCAGGATATGGCGACGGCAGGGTAAAGGAGATACTTGCTGAGCTCTATAACATGGGCTATGAGGGATTTTTGTCCATAGAGCCCCATCTTGGCAACTTCGTAGGGTTTAGCCAGCTGGAGCAGGGGATGGTTGACCCCAACCTGCCGGAAGGCGGTCCCAAGCTGTTTGGCGTTGCCGCCAGTGCCTTAAAAAAGATACTGTCAGAGATTGAGGGGAGGTAAAAACAGATGGATAAGGTGAGGATAGGCGTAGTTGGCATAGGGAACATGGGTTCGGCCCACGCCAAGTATTTGGCGGCCGGGGACATCCCGAATGCGGAGCTTACCGCTGTTTGCGATGTAAACCCCAAGAGGCTTGAGTGGGCCAAGGAAAATCTGGGACCAAATGTTAAGCTTTTTGACAATGCTGAGGCCATGTTTGAGTCGGGGACCGTGGATGGCGTCATCATCGCCACGCCGCATTATTACCATCCGCCTTTGGCCATCAGCGCATTTAAACGGGGCTTACATGTGCTCATTGAAAAGCCCGCAGGGGTTTATACAAAGCAGGTAAGGGAAATGAACGAGGTGGCTGAAAAGAGCGGTAAGGTCTTTGGCATCATGTACAACCAGAGGACCAATCCTGTCTATCAAAAGCTGAGGGACCTCATAAAGTCAGGCGAGCTGGGCGAGATAAAGCGCATCATATGGATTATCACAAACTGGTACCGTTCGCAGAGCTACTACGATTCGGGTGGTTGGCGGGCCACGTGGGCCGGTGAAGGCGGTGGCGTGCTGATCAACCAATGCCCACACAATCTTGACCTGTGGCAGTGGATCTGCGGAATGCCAAAACGGGTACGGGCATTTTGCTACTACGGCAAATACCACGACATTGAGGTCGAAGATGATGTCACCGCTTACATGGAATATGAGAACGGCGCTACCGGCTTGTTTATAACCACCACCGGTGAAGCGCCCGGCACCAACCGCTGGGAGATTTCCGGCGATCGAGGCAAGATAGTGGTGGAGGATGGGAAGCTGACCTTCTGGCGCCTGCGCGTTTCAGAGAGGCAGTTCAACAAAGAATACAAGGGTGGTTTTGGTTCGCCAGAGTGCTGGAAGTGTGAAGTTCCCGTACACGGCGTTGAAACGGCGCACAGGGGAATTACCGCCAACTGGGTAAACGCCATATTGAAAGGCACGCCGCTTTTGGCGCCCGGCGTGGAAGGGATAAATGGCCTGACCATATCAAATGCCATACATCTGTCCTCCTGGCTGGATGACTGGGTGGAGATTCCGTTTGATGAAGACCTTTTCTATCAAAAGCTCAAAGAAAGGATAGAGAGCTCCAGACTTAAAAGTGATAAAAAAGAGGATAGGGTTTTGGACGTAGAAGGGACGTATTGATTATATGCGGGGTGGTAGACCCTCTCACATAAGAGTGGGAGGGTCTACTATTTAAGATGCTTGGAGCATATTATTTTAAGCTTCTAAGCTGGGAAAGAGAGGAAAGGGGGAAATCTATGAAGATCGGTATATGTACGGCTGTTGAGAATATAAAGAAGATGGAGGGTATAGGGTTTGACTACATAGAGCCATCGGTTGTCAGCATTGTAAAGATGAATGATGAGGAATTTGACGCTGCACTTAAATTGGTTGAGGGCAGCAACATAAAGTGTGAAGCCTTTAATGTGCTGTTCCCCAGAGACGTGAGGCTTACCGGCTCCGGGGTTGACGAAAAGGCGATAGAGGCGTATTTGAAATCCGCCTTTTCAAAGGTGAGCCGACTGGGGGCCAAAGTGGTGGTATTCGGAAGCGGCGGGGCACGCAAGATACCCGATGGCTGGAGCAGGGAGGAAGGGTGGAAGCAGCTTGTGAGGGTTGCAAGGATAGCAGGCGATGTGGCGGCAGAGTACGGCTTGACGATTGCCATGGAGCCTTTGAACACATCGGAAACAAACATTTTAAATTCGGTGAGAGAAGGCATAGAGTTTGTCAAGGATGTCGATCACAGCCATGTAAAGCTGCTGGCCGATTTTTATCACATGCGCCGGGAAAATGAAGATATGGACATACTGCTTGACGCATCTTCTATGCTTGCACACCTTCATATAGCCAACAGCAATGGACGGGTATGTCCTCTTGATAGGGCAGAGGATGCCTATGACCTTTTCTTTAAGGGGCTGAAAGAAATTGGGTATCAAGAGCGCATAAGCATTGAGGCAGGCATCAAAGACGTTGATGAGGAGGCGCCGGTTGCTCTCGAGCTCTTGAGAGAGCTGAGCAAGTGAGTTTAAGGAGTGTAGACTATGGATTCCAGAGAGATAGTTGCAAGCACATTAAATTACGATGCCTCTCATGCCTACATCGGATTGGAGCCTAAATGGCAGGAGTATGCCTGCGATGAGTTTGTAAAGTGCGGGCGCAGGGAAAATTACATTTGAAGCTGATGAGCCACGACAGCGAAAAGCTTCAGGATGTCCCTGTACTTAAAAGGGGCATCCCGTTTTTTTGTTTATGAGATTTAATGAGAGAAACAAGAAGGAATACGGAGCAAAAACGAGAAATCATTAGATATACTCACATTAATGCTTTATATCGCTTATTTACAGCGAATATCTGCATTGAATTTACCGTATGTTATGGATTATAATAAATCCTGCTTGATGACAAGATGGGCCATTAGCTCAGTTGGTAGAGCACCTGACTCTTAATCAGGGTGTCCGGGGTTCGAGTCCCTGATGGCTCACCATAGTACCAAGGCCAGGAAAGGTCTTGGTACTTTTTTATTTTTCCACTTTTGCAGGAGGTGTTTGGTATGGACAAGTTTGAACTTAAAAAGGAACAAAGTGTTTTGATGGTCATCGACATCCAAGAACGGTTGGTGCCGGTGATGGAAAGGCGCGACCAGGTAATCCGAAATGCTCAAATTCTTATCTCTGCAGCTCAAAGGCTTGATATACCTGTCATAGTGACCGAACAGTACCCCAAAGGTCTGGGCAGGACGGTAAAGGAGCTTAGCGATATGCTTGGCGATTTTCAGGCCTTTGAGAAGCTATCTTTTTCTGCGTATATCCCCGAGGTTGCCGCACAGCTTGCCAGGCTGGGACGTAAAAAGGTGATTGTATGCGGTATGGAGACGCATGTATGCGTATTTCAAACGGTGAGGGAGCTGCTGCAAGCCGGTTATCAAGCTTTTGTAGTTAAAGATGCGGTATGCTCGAGGACGCAGGATAATCATCAAAATGGCCTTGATTTGATGGAGGGGATGGGGGCTGTTATCACCAATACCGAGACCGTGCTCTTTGACCTTTTGAAAACGGCAGGCACGCCAGAGTTCAAGGAGCTCTCAAGGCTTATAAAATAAAAAAACAAGAATTTTTGTTCCAGCATGCAGGAAAAAGTAGATGTGTATCGAAATATAAACCGTAGCCTGTGGATTAAAAAAATGGGCAAAAATTATACATTATTTATGTCTCAAAAAATAAAAAGTGTTGACATCTTATACCACATGTGCTATGATTTTTAACTAGAATGGACAAAATCCTGAAGGAAGGTTTTGCTGTTTCGGCGCATAACTTTCCTGACGGAGGTCATAGGGGGATGAGACGCAGCAGTTTTCTCCTTCGTTATGGAGGAGAAATGGCAGCATCATGCTTTCCTCCAGGATTTGTCCGGCAAACACTTCAAAAATGATTTCCCTCTCAAAAATGTACACATTCATCGTAGATAATTATAGTAGGTGACACAGACTTGGTACATAGTACTAAAGCATCATCTTAGCAGGAATAAACGGCGATTTTTTGTGCGAAAAGGAATGCTTTATGAAAGCATAGCTTAAATGTGATTGCATTAATAGGTGAGATAGCATTTGTGGAGCTTGATGTCATCAGTGTCAATCTTGCCGAATTGCTTGACCATACCCAAATCGGTGCAATTTGTGATACAGGCAGGAGCTATGGCCAAAGGGGGCGAGATATTTGTTCTTGATATGGGCGAGCCGGTCAAGATAGTGGACCTGGCCCGTGACCTCATCCGCCTGTCGGGCTTTGAGTCGGATGTGGAGATAAAGTATTGACAAGCTAATTGTTAATTGAAGGTGATACATATGAAAAATTTAGGGGCTTTTGTTATTGCATTCCTGATTTCACTATTAGGAATGCCGTTGGTTATTAAGTTTGCCAATAAAAACGGCATTGTGGACAAACCCAACGGCAGAAAAATTCACAAAAAACCCGTTCCGCTATTAGGTGGAGCCGCTATTTTTATAGGATTTATCATTCCCTTTGTTATGTTTTCAAATATAGATTTTAAGGTTGTTAGCATAGTAGTTGCATCTGTTATACTTGTTGTGGTGGGAATGTTTGACGATATTTACGACATTAAAGCCAAGAAAAAGTTGGCCGTGCAAATACTGTGTTCCGTTTTAGTTGTGGTAGCAGGGATAAGGGTTAATATAAGTGAGTACATAACTGATAATGTGTATCTAGCTTTTCTAATTGATGGACTTATAAGCATATGTTGGATTATTGGTATAATCAATGCGGTTAACTTAATAGATGGCCTGGATGGTTTAGCGGGGGGAGTATCATTTATCGCTTCTATTGCATTTATAATTATTTTGGGGAGAGAAGGGTCAGATTATATCGGATATATAATTGCGTTATCGCTTGCCGGTGCAATCATTGGATTTCTTCTCTACAATTTTTATCCCGCCAAAGTATTTATGGGAGATATGGGTAGTACATTCATAGGGCTTTTGTTGGCTGTATTAAGCATAATAGCTTTGGATATACCAGAAAATCCTGCTTCTATGGTGGCCCCTATAATTATTTTGGCGGTACCGATTTTCGATACAGGCCTGGCAATATTGCGAAGAATCGCACAAAGACAGCCATTGTTTTCAGCGGATAAGAATCACCTTCATCATAGGCTCATAGCAAAAGGCTTTAGCCAGAGACAAGCAGTGTTTATAATTTACAGCTTAGCAGTGCTAGCTGCGTTGGTTGGAGTGATTGTGGATGTTAAGCGGTGGTTTTATTTTGGGGTTGTAGTGGTAGGGTTGCTTGTGGTGTTAGGGATAGTGATTAGTTTTGGTGGGTTGGTAAGAATAGAGAAATTTGTAGAAAAAATGTATAAAGAGATGGCTTCCACCACGGAAAGGCATACATTTAATAGGTGATTTTTGATAATTTAAGTATACAAAATGAAATTCGTAGTTGTAATTAAAAAAAGTGGCTTTCTTATATTTTATTTTAAAATATTTACTTTTTTAAAGCAAGCTTGGAAGCAACATTCTAATGTGGTAAAAAGGAACTTATTGAGTCTGCTGAAGAGAAAATGTTAAAAGAAGAAGTTACTTCCCAATATTAGTAGACTACCATACAAATAATTTTAACTAAAAAGATGTATTAAGTTTATAGAACGAGAAATCTTTAAAACAGTTTTATAGAGAAAAACATAAAACCTAAGTGGTATATTTGTGACTTAACCAATACATGTAAATTAAATTTAAAATACATTTTTCATAAAAGTAAGAATAGAGATATTGCTGAGTTAAACAGACTGTTAATTTGTTAAGAGGTGAAAAGATTGAAAATATTAATTATTACACATAATTTTCCACCTGATCTTGGGGCTGCTTCTTTTAGAATGGAATCGCTTATTCGCTTTTTGTCAGAGAAACATCAAGTTACGGTTCTTACTGCATATCCAAACAGATATAAAAGTATTAAAGTGGAAATGAAAGATAACTTTAATGAAAATGTTAAAGTTATTAGGATTCCGAGTTTAAAGCAGTCTAATAATCTTTTTCAAAGAGGTATTTCTTTTTTAGATTTCTTCTTGAAAAGTTACATTATCGCAAGAAAACTTGTTAAAGGACATGATGTTGTTGTTGCAACTTCACCACAAATTTTTTCTGGATTTCTTGGTGCATTAATAGTTAATGATGAGAAACCTTTTGTGCTCGATATTAGAGATCTTTGGCCTGATGCTATGGTAGATCTTGGACTAACTAGAATTAATTCTTTTGTATATAAGATGCTAAAGAAAATTGAGATATATATGTATAAAAAAGCAGACAAAATAGTAATAAACTCTCCTGCATTCGAAGAGTATATTCGAAATATGGGAAATAAAAACATATACTTGGTTACAAACGGGGTAGATATGGAATTCTTTGAATACTTTAGAAAAATTGATATCATGTCACCACCGCGTAAACCTTTTAGAATTTTATACGCAGGGAATCTTGGTCTAGCACAGGATATAAAGATACTTACGGAATTGAATGACCGAATTTTCAATGATTTTTATTTTGTTCTAATTGGTGATGGTTCACAGCGCAAGGAAATAGAAAGGGAAATAAACAGAAAAGGCATTAAGAACATAGAGTTAAGGTTACCAATAGAAAGGCAAAAACTTTTAAAAGAGTATGAGGCTGCGGATGCACTATTTGTTCATTTAAGAAATATTCCCATGTTTTCAAAAACGATACCTTCTAAAGTCTTTGAATATGTTGCAACACGAAAGCCAGTAATATATGGAGTTACAGGTGTAACAAAACAAATATTGGATGAAATGAAAGCTGGGATTGCTTTTGAGCCGGGTAATGTAACTGATCTAGAAAGAGCATTAGAAGAGTTAAAATATATTCTTAATAAAGGTTTATGGAAGTACGAAGTTAACCCTATTCTTGAGAAAAGGTATTTGAGACCAATACTTGCAAAAAGATTTGCAGAGGTTATAGAAGATGCGTATTATGCCCATATTCAAAAATTTCAAAGCACTATACAAAGGTGAACTATTTGCAAGAACAAAAAGGTTAATTGAAAGAAAAACGGGTTTGATAAAACGAAAGTTCTATCTTCCCACAATTTGTATTTTTGACTTTTCACAGATTATTACGTTTAAGTTTGAGTTCTTTAAATTTATACAATTTTTTAATATGTTTGAAGTTATGGGTACCACGTATGAAATTGAAGGCATAGAAAACTATCAAAACGATGAATTTAAGAATGTACCCTGGTATGACATTAATATCAAAAACTACAAAGATGATGTAAGGGTATTTTGGGAAAAGAATAGATTACAGTTCCTTCCAATATATGCTATTTTAGCTATTAGACAAAATAATCCAGAGAAACTTGTTGCGTTTTTGCGTAGATGGGAAGAAGTAAATCCATACAATTATGGACTTAATTGGGTAAGCAATCTGGAGATTGCAATTCGATCGGTTTCAATATTTTTGGCGTATATAGTTTATATTACATATACTGGCTCAAGGAATGATTATATTGAAAGGCTTTTATTTAAGCATATTTATCGTGTATATAAAGATATAGAATATACTGAGAAATGCATGCCCAATAACCATCTCATTGGGGAGGCTGCAGCGCTTTATTTAGTTGGAAGTTTGCTCAAAACGGAATATTCGGATAATTTCCTAAGACGTTCAAAAAGAATTCTTAAAGATTGTATTTCTTTTTTTAGAGATGATGGAACATATATTGAAAGCAGCCTTTCTTATCACAGATTCGCAATTCAGATGTATTTGTTGGTGTACTTATTGTCAAAAAGACTGGGAGATGATTTTCTCGAACATGAATTTCAAAGAATGATTACCCAGTCATATAAGTTTTTTTGTTGTATTGAAAAGCAAGATGGTACATATCCACAATTTGGTGATTGGGATGATGGTGTTTTTTATAGAACTTCATCTAAGTCTCCTACAAATTTTAGAGATTTTGTAGATTCACTTGGGTATATGGCTGGTTACCATGAAATAAAAAACGTAGAGATAAGTTTTTTGGAGGCGTTTTTCGGAAATATTTATGGGGAAAGCTTAGTGGTTCCAGATTTTTATAGTTCATATCCTATTTTCGA encodes the following:
- a CDS encoding Gfo/Idh/MocA family protein, with product MKRLGAAIIGCGSIHGVHADAIVSSELSRLVSVVDIDEKRARASASKYNCRWYVDYRDVLSDDQVDVVHICTPHYLHASMAIEAVRSGKHVLVEKPVAISVSQAQEMAEESKKHGRYIGVCFQNRFNPESQKAKEVIDSGTIGQVKGVKGIVTWFRTREYYTESGWRGRFATEGGGVLINQAIHTLDLMQWLGGGVKAVKGNVATNLLGDVIEVEDTADALLFFKNGARGIFYATNCYVANSPVEIEIVCEKATLRIYDGTLVMEQGGSYQRLVSKGSGETAYKSYWGRSHAILIEEFYKAILSGNPRHIISVEEGMESLKIIDGIYKSSSTGNVININ
- a CDS encoding sugar phosphate isomerase/epimerase family protein, which codes for MSKPRVGAQLYTIRQFTQTPEDIVSSMKKIKEIGYNAVQVSAFGPVDPHKVKEIMDAQGLTICATHIGYDRLKDDLQGVIDQHKLWNCKYVGLGAMPRQYAQSAEGYVKFAKEASEIARVLADNGLRFIYHNHNFEFMKFNGVTGMEILLNETDPEVFDFEIDTYWVQAGGANPVDWIRKVKGRMKVVHFKDMGVDSNRQQMMTEVGEGNLNWPDIIDACIEVGVEWALVEQDVCQRDPFESLAISLNNLKKLGLNP
- a CDS encoding TIM barrel protein, which translates into the protein MSKFILSAFADEIDLDLKVQMDVLEQHGIGYIEMRGVYGKSIVQYSLDEVKDIKRKLDERGFKISAVGSPIGKIGILDDFEPHLKLFKHTIEIAKILETNYIRMFSFYIPKGDDPAKYRDEVLRRWEEFIKAAQGTGLTLLHENEKDIYGDTAERCLDLLKTLNCEYVKFTFDPANFVQCDVETYPHAFNLLKDYIAYMHIKDALYSNHSVVPAGYGDGRVKEILAELYNMGYEGFLSIEPHLGNFVGFSQLEQGMVDPNLPEGGPKLFGVAASALKKILSEIEGR
- a CDS encoding Gfo/Idh/MocA family protein → MDKVRIGVVGIGNMGSAHAKYLAAGDIPNAELTAVCDVNPKRLEWAKENLGPNVKLFDNAEAMFESGTVDGVIIATPHYYHPPLAISAFKRGLHVLIEKPAGVYTKQVREMNEVAEKSGKVFGIMYNQRTNPVYQKLRDLIKSGELGEIKRIIWIITNWYRSQSYYDSGGWRATWAGEGGGVLINQCPHNLDLWQWICGMPKRVRAFCYYGKYHDIEVEDDVTAYMEYENGATGLFITTTGEAPGTNRWEISGDRGKIVVEDGKLTFWRLRVSERQFNKEYKGGFGSPECWKCEVPVHGVETAHRGITANWVNAILKGTPLLAPGVEGINGLTISNAIHLSSWLDDWVEIPFDEDLFYQKLKERIESSRLKSDKKEDRVLDVEGTY
- a CDS encoding sugar phosphate isomerase/epimerase family protein; translation: MKIGICTAVENIKKMEGIGFDYIEPSVVSIVKMNDEEFDAALKLVEGSNIKCEAFNVLFPRDVRLTGSGVDEKAIEAYLKSAFSKVSRLGAKVVVFGSGGARKIPDGWSREEGWKQLVRVARIAGDVAAEYGLTIAMEPLNTSETNILNSVREGIEFVKDVDHSHVKLLADFYHMRRENEDMDILLDASSMLAHLHIANSNGRVCPLDRAEDAYDLFFKGLKEIGYQERISIEAGIKDVDEEAPVALELLRELSK
- a CDS encoding hydrolase, which encodes MDKFELKKEQSVLMVIDIQERLVPVMERRDQVIRNAQILISAAQRLDIPVIVTEQYPKGLGRTVKELSDMLGDFQAFEKLSFSAYIPEVAAQLARLGRKKVIVCGMETHVCVFQTVRELLQAGYQAFVVKDAVCSRTQDNHQNGLDLMEGMGAVITNTETVLFDLLKTAGTPEFKELSRLIK
- a CDS encoding glycosyltransferase family 4 protein: MKNLGAFVIAFLISLLGMPLVIKFANKNGIVDKPNGRKIHKKPVPLLGGAAIFIGFIIPFVMFSNIDFKVVSIVVASVILVVVGMFDDIYDIKAKKKLAVQILCSVLVVVAGIRVNISEYITDNVYLAFLIDGLISICWIIGIINAVNLIDGLDGLAGGVSFIASIAFIIILGREGSDYIGYIIALSLAGAIIGFLLYNFYPAKVFMGDMGSTFIGLLLAVLSIIALDIPENPASMVAPIIILAVPIFDTGLAILRRIAQRQPLFSADKNHLHHRLIAKGFSQRQAVFIIYSLAVLAALVGVIVDVKRWFYFGVVVVGLLVVLGIVISFGGLVRIEKFVEKMYKEMASTTERHTFNR
- a CDS encoding glycosyltransferase family 4 protein, translating into MKILIITHNFPPDLGAASFRMESLIRFLSEKHQVTVLTAYPNRYKSIKVEMKDNFNENVKVIRIPSLKQSNNLFQRGISFLDFFLKSYIIARKLVKGHDVVVATSPQIFSGFLGALIVNDEKPFVLDIRDLWPDAMVDLGLTRINSFVYKMLKKIEIYMYKKADKIVINSPAFEEYIRNMGNKNIYLVTNGVDMEFFEYFRKIDIMSPPRKPFRILYAGNLGLAQDIKILTELNDRIFNDFYFVLIGDGSQRKEIEREINRKGIKNIELRLPIERQKLLKEYEAADALFVHLRNIPMFSKTIPSKVFEYVATRKPVIYGVTGVTKQILDEMKAGIAFEPGNVTDLERALEELKYILNKGLWKYEVNPILEKRYLRPILAKRFAEVIEDAYYAHIQKFQSTIQR
- a CDS encoding heparinase II/III family protein, producing MPIFKNFKALYKGELFARTKRLIERKTGLIKRKFYLPTICIFDFSQIITFKFEFFKFIQFFNMFEVMGTTYEIEGIENYQNDEFKNVPWYDINIKNYKDDVRVFWEKNRLQFLPIYAILAIRQNNPEKLVAFLRRWEEVNPYNYGLNWVSNLEIAIRSVSIFLAYIVYITYTGSRNDYIERLLFKHIYRVYKDIEYTEKCMPNNHLIGEAAALYLVGSLLKTEYSDNFLRRSKRILKDCISFFRDDGTYIESSLSYHRFAIQMYLLVYLLSKRLGDDFLEHEFQRMITQSYKFFCCIEKQDGTYPQFGDWDDGVFYRTSSKSPTNFRDFVDSLGYMAGYHEIKNVEISFLEAFFGNIYGESLVVPDFYSSYPIFELFSYGKYGVYKDYQIYVFINNEEQIFHAHADGLAIELSFGGKHVLTDSGTYSYNLNKNLRRYFRSTRAHNTAFLGADQSTQVGSFRWVDQAFTTLRKSNSGFEGEVIYKNGSRHVRKILIAEQEVCVEDIIKSCFNTFPEINFHFHPDRHVQILNKNKVLIDNDIIMLVESAEEFKLEKLKSLCSYHYMHIGERDNVRIVFYSNTVRCKVLFRKVD